aagttatttttatCAAGACGTCCTGTGTGCCTCTTTAATTGATGGTTCTGTTGGATATTGTGAATTGAAGGCTCTGGATCATGGCTTTTAATGAATAATTTTGGGTTGATGAAACATGTATAGGAAAAGCGAGGCAAATATTGGTGTAGTTGCTTAATTAGTTAAAGCATTTGCATATAACTCTTTGAAATAATTCGTTGGAAATCTCTTAAAAGTTCTACGATTTTGTGAATCTTATTAGTATCGAGTACTGGCCACACCCACAGCTTGGAATCAAGGAGGCTTACAGAGTTCTTCGACTCGGTGAGACAGCTTGCATAATTGGTCCTGTGAATCCTACATTTTGGTTGTCTCGCTTCTTTGCAGATGTTTGGTTGCTTTTTCGAAAAGAGGAAGAATACATTGAGTTTTTCAAAAAATCAGGATTTAAGGATGTCCCACTGAAGAGGATTGGTCCAAAATGGTATCGTGGGGTTCGCAGACATGGGCTTATCATGGGATGTTATGTTGCATTCAACATTAAATTAAGGTTTGCCTTATTATTTCTTTATTCTATCCACCGAGTTACTCATCCGGAAGGCCAACAATCCAGGTAATAATCGGCTATACATGTTTGATTTTATTATCGTTTGCTTCTATGTGCGTGATATTCGGTTTCTTTGTTGTGCTCGAAACATTTAACGAAATACACTGGTTCGATATTCGGTTATTTTGGAATGGATTTAATTTtgggttttctccatttcagaCGTACTGTTCTTTCCATGTTTCAGAAACCATCTTCACAGCCTATTTTCAAATGAAACCTTTTCAAATTTCAATTGTATTCATTACCTACTATTCCATGGGTTATTTAGTCTGAGTATAATTGTCGTGTATCCTTTGCACTTTGCTTCTATGTGAGTCAAACACTTTATAGTTGTACAATATTTGTATTCTTTTGGTAATCAATTGTCTAATTTATGTTATGCTCCATCACATTCACAGTCGATGCCTTAACCTTGGCTCCCGGTACAAGCCCCGGCCAGGTTGTATTCTATGATGTCCGTGGAAAGCCACAACCAATAACTATTATTTTTGCACATGGGAGTTCTGAGGTATTTCTCATTTTATAACACATGTTTGAAATTTGTCTTATTCATGCATCTGTTTAGTACCTTTATGTATGCATTCACTAAATTAATCATCATCATGTTGTGTTAGGAGCAGTCGCTACAATGAATATGGTCTATATTGAAAGCTGGAGGTTGGAAAAGGATTGATTTAATGTTGACTTTATATTTGGGCAGGCCTGAGGAGATCTATCATGTTACTGTTATGCCATGTTATGACAAAAAATTCGAGGCTTCTCGTGATGGTTTTGTGTTACAATTGGACTCCAATGGTGAAAGAATTGCGGAATTTGATTTCGTATTGGCTACCAGAAaagttttatatttaattatggttTGCTTTTGGTTGTTGCATTATGATTTCTTCATTCTATCTACTCTATATGttcattgaataatttattgTGTCATTGTTGCAGTTGGGATCTATTAATTtaacatatttatttaagctttgaaattcattgtctttcatgaatatatgcatgataacTAATATTTCGGTGTCATGGTGTTGTAATGTCATGAATGTTTAATATATTATGCTCACTTATTTatgacacacgcaacgcgtgtgcctcGGTGACTAGTATAAATTAAAACAGCTACAAGAATGTCAAGTTTTTTacgtttaaaatattattttttaataaaacatatatttttcGTTAGTTATGATATGAaaacatttataaaataaatgtgatttgagagaaaaatttatttttatgtcaTAAATATAACTTTATAGATATAGAGTAAGTTGCACATGACACGTActattgaaatatttatttactttttatGATTCATCACATCAAATTGTGATAATTATAATAACCACttatttgataatataaataaataaaactaattaaaaaaattaattattaacctagaaaaattatacaaatttgcTCACATGTAGAACAAGTATTAATAAAAGGAGCacataaaaaatttgaaacataattttttatattcttTTCCTTTATTTTTCAAGGTAgttatgattaatattttttaaaagaattagTCTTTGAAGAATAATTTTCATATCTCCCgcacatattattttatttataataataaatgaaaTCAACAGTCAATAAGTTGGAAATTGAAATAGGAAACTCCAGACAAAATCAaccactaataataataataataataataataaaatgtggacgcaattattattttaatattagtttttttatatatataaaaaaattgttgtCGTGGACTTAAAAAATTTCCCTTTATATTATTCTCTTCCACTCCCACGATCAGTTAACCTGTTATACCAAAATGGCATTTGCCCTATAAAGATTATCTCCTCTTATGCCTCAAGTCGATCTTGTCAGCGCTTGCGCCGGTGGAGGAAATGACCGGAAAATAGTCTGCGAAACTTTGGCAGATGATAATTCGCCAGAAAATGAATTCATTCCCGACGAAGAAGACACCGACTTCCCGCCGGAGTCTTTCTGGCTGTCGAAGGATGCTGAATATGATTGGTTCGATCGCAACGCCTTTTTCGAGAGAAGAGATTCCACCAAAGGCAACGCCAACTCTGCGAGTTTGAACCATAATTCTAACCACAGTTCTCAGAGGTTTTCATTTACCTTGAAATCCAAGGCTTCCATTATAGGACTGCCAAAGACTCAGAAGAACTCTTTCGTGGATTCAAGCAGAAGGACATGTAGATCGGTGAACGTAAGGCTGTTCCCCAAGCGCTCCACGTCGGTGAGAAAATCGACTATTGCTATAATTGATCCCGGGTCCCCGAAGGTTTCTTGTATCGGGAGAGTCCGCTCGAAGCGCGGCCGACGGAACTCGAATTCGTCAAAGAGAACCGAGAAACCGCCGGAGACCAGCCGTGAGAAGCTGGTGCAGAAACCAAAAACCGGAGCtgagaaaaaagaagaagaagaagaagaagaaaaaaggcGGGTTTTATTCCAAGTTAATAAGCGTATTCCGGTCCAAGAAGGCTGATAAGAATCCAGACAGGTCAAGCAGCCATAAGATTGTGGAAGTCGCGGAAGAAAAACCGGCGGCGGTTGAAGCGCGGTGGAGGAGCTTGAGTCAAAAGGCTGCGAGCGAGCCACCGACTTTGGGAGGGCTCACTCGTTTCGCTTCGGGGAGGCGATCCGGGTCTTGGGCCGCGGAGGATTTCAATCAAGTGGTTTCGGAGTCCCTGGAATTGGATCGGGGCGCGCGTGTCATGGCAGAAGCTGAGTATTAGTTATTCCAATGACGTGGCTATAAGTTCCTGTAAAGAGATACGGGATTTGTGTACATTAATGTACTTCAAATTTTAGATTAGTGTGCGAGTAATAAAAGTTTTGAGATTCTTTCCACATAATGATCTTACACAACAAAATATCAATATTTATTAGTTAACTTTTGTTGAATAATATGCATCTATATGGCTTTGCTCATAAGTCAGGCGATCTTACGGgtcaaaaaatataattttttatactaaaaatattattttttattgtaaatatgaataaTGTTGATCCATCTCACGAAAAAAtatatgtgagactgtctcacaaaatatctaCTCATAAACCAATAAGTTTACGTCACAGTAAGACCAGCTATGCTTTGTAGTCTATCAACTGAAACACACTCATTCAAttacatataaaaataaatataaacttttttttacaatatttaGATCAAGAGCTAGGACAGTAGGAACAAATATGTGAAGTTGAGTATGTAtcattttctcttctttttttttgtaTGATTAGATTCAACCCTCAATTTTTGCTTTGTGCCGTCAAATAAGAACGAACTTGTGAGGTCTAATCTGTCCCGCAATGCATTGCTTTCACGTTCGTCGGATTTGGAAAATATGTACATAATATATACACACAGAgagtaaatttaaattattatatgttcTATCAGTTTAAAATCTGGTAATTAATTAGATGGGGTATGTAATattttagaaatcaataataTTGTTTTGAGACATTTTAAAGTTTGTATGCTCAAATTCCATCATTCAATAAAGTttgtttattattataattataataatttaatgaaattaggAGAACTTTGTTGACTTAAGAGTTACTTTTAGCCTTAATTTCATGGAGAACGTCTTTGAAGATAATCAATGATGACTGTCGCTATGTTGAAAatgtatttaatcaaataaatgcgaTACTGAAATAGGGAGCCCCCATCTTTGACTCTGATTTAGTTgtaatatatatagttttgatatcccACGCACCTACCGTACACACGTATATGAGCACCGATGAGATGTTACTCACCTATTGAATGTGATGAAATAGAAAAATTACGCATCCAATagatgagtgacacctcatcggtatTCACATAAATGTTCACGATATGTGTGCagcatatcaaaattatatatatatatatatatatatatatatatatatatatatatatatatatatatagtatgtatgtatatagtGCATCCAATTCTAAAAACACTTGCCGATACAATTGCTTTTATTTGGAAACAAGGgtttgtaaattttatttctgttatttttttaataataaatatgcCTTTTTTTTCCTCCAAATAAAGAATACATATATCTCCTCGAGagacaataaatatttgattaaaaatataaatataaataaacgtGTATTTGAAAGGAGTagcaaaaaataaattattgttgaTTGATTTTTTTTCATCCTTATAACCATATATTCAATTTGGAAGCAAATGTACGTACCATCTTCTTGAAACCACATTTCTCATAAAGAAAGGCTCCTGttctaaaaatatattttggatCGATTGTGttatatcttcttcttcttcttcttttttgagCGATTATTTCATCAAAATAAAtgaatggttttttttttaaaataaatcagaaATGCAAATTGTACATCCATTTCATTTGTTCATGTATTTTGCTACCTCAAGTTCAAGATCTACTTCAACATGtcaaatatatatttgttatcaatAAAACTTATAATAATAAGAAAAGTAAACTACCACAAATTACCCTTAATCAaatattgcatgaattaatttcataattatatGTATTTTCTTTTCTTGGAGTTTGCATTCTTTGCCTTCATGAATGAATTCGAAATAAGAAACTGAAGcttattattcttattattattattatggtgCATGAAGAGAAATTAACTCCAAGTCAGTCAGACGGGcagaaaataaaatgataacTACCGTTCTGTGAttttatgaaaaagaaaaataattcacCAATAAATTTGAGTTTTACAGAATCAACAGCTGTTCTCTGGTGGAACTAGCTCTCCTCCCTTCTTCCACCAGCGATTCTCGCGCCGACATGATGCTGCTGCCAACCAAACTCGAGTCAAAATCCGAGCACTCAAATCCAATCCTTGAGCAAATCCTCCTGCCCCCAAATATCCGGGATCCAGATCCCACCCGCCACGTCCACCCGGTGAAATCAAGGAAGAGGAATGAATGGGAGAGTGTGGATGCTCGAATGGTAGACGAGTGTTTCGTGTTGTCTTCTTGTTTTTTTAGATTTTGGATTTTATTCAGTGTGGTTTAATTTTCCGCAGCCTTTTGGTAAATCATTGTAGCCAATCGTATGCAATCGCTTTACACGAAGTTACGTACCCTcgataaaaatttattattattcagtATCATTTATATAATAGAGTATGTAAAGACGAAGGAGATTATCATATTCTATCAATTAAATGTTtgatgtaaaataatatttaatgtaTGGAGGAGAATAGCAAAGGGGATATTTTAAGGTAATGGCAGTGAGAGAATGACATGTTCCTTCCACGTAAGGGATTTTTTGTGTGGATACGTGAGGCCGATGTtgatttgattatttatttgagtttcTAATCTTTTTGGCCATGGAGAAATCGATACGCGTTTGACCGACGATGTGATTTGTCTCGAATAAGCTCCACGAAATTATCTCAAGTGTTGCAGCGTGGAATACTAATCTAACAACAACTAAATTTTTTCTAGCATTCTCACTGTTTCAGCATTGTTAAGTTCTGTTTTATGAGTCatgtgattttaattttttttttttataacgtGAAATTTTTATGTATAATAATCTTCTTGTACCTTTATGATGGAATAAAAATATtcgaaatttaatttattttattttagtagTAAAATGCAGTATTATCatctaattatatattttatttttaaataaatacaatagtaaaaaaaaaaaaaagcgaagCCATgccataaaaaaaatgtttctaAATAAGATTATATTCgaaatattcaaaaagaaaaaagaaaaaaagctcATCCATTTAGCTAATTGGACTTTACTATAATTAAGTTTTTTTAAAGTTCCGAAAGTTCCCTCTCACACGGCTCATAGCCAAAAATAGGGCCACTCGTTGTAGGGTCCTCGACATTTCTCTTTTTTTGttccttttttctttttgttttttgtcTTCTCCTTCTGAATCTCTGATCTATTTTCCCAATCTACCTTTCTAAAATTCATTTATTTGTTCTAAACCCAGTTTACAAATCTTTACACTAAATTCTCTGCCTGTTTGTTTCACTAATCATATGCATAGGCAAAATAACCATTACTATTTTCATCTTTtaactttttcaaaaaaaaaatatagatatAAAATACACGTTGCATAAATTTTAGGTTTTTCACTGCACTAGGCACAACAGTGTATTCAGATTTGTTCATGCTACCGTAAGGGTAACACCTCTAGTGTTAATCCAAAGGCTACAACCCATTTATGCTTTTTTTTCCATGCAAAGGAGTATTGTGGACTTGTGAAAATACATGTAGCCAGCCTCCTTGCAGGCCCTTAGATCAAGATATGAGCTGCATCGAACCACCCCAGTGCACTTCAGGATTTTTCTTCCACGTGTTTAGGAGAACGTAAATGTTATGTGCAAAACAAGATTTTGTGCGGGGGCTCTGATAGGGAAAACTACTATGCTTACTATAGTTTTTAGGTGCTCCGACTCAAATACATAGATTTATCATGTTTAGTAAAAGGAAAAACCTACGTCTCCGTGGCTTGTCAAACTTAAGATTCATATTTTGTATGAAAGCCAAAAACCTGTACAGATGATAATCAAGTCAAAGACTTACTTCAAGGCCAAGAAATATGTAACAGTGGAATGGAACGAGAGTGTTTTCAAGCTCGGGGATAGCGGGAACGTCCTTTCTTCCTCAGGAACTCGGGAATCTCCACTCTGCCATCTAAAAACGATGATGGCTGTCTGTTCTCGGCCTGGGACAGCTGATTTGCCTGTATTTTAGTATGGTACAACAAGTTGTCAGGATCAAGTGAAAAGTCGAGCAGGCGTAGCATAATTAGAAGCACTGGATGATATACCTGTAGGTTTCTCCCATCGCTTTCCTCTTGACGTTTAAAACCGGTTGCGATCAATGTTATACTGACCTGAATTCagtagcatatatatatatatatatatatatatatatatatatatatatatatatgggtcaACCTTTTATCATATTTTGAGCTTCAGAACTGGTATTTAATAGAGAAGAGAGAATTCATAGTTTTTATAACATTGCAATATTATTGCTTTCACCAGTCCCAAATTTGGTTAAGCAGCTCAGTTTCTGTCCCTGTGCTAACACTTCGAGCTTCAGGAATTTAAAATGTCGAGTTCAATGATCATTATTGCAAAGTTTGAGGATGTATGCTAGAAATGGCGGTAGCGATTGTAGTCAGTTTTGTCAATAAAAGGAATCTTAAAAAGATAAACTTACTTGACCACTTAGCGAAGGGTCTATCACAGCACCAAATATTAGGTTGGCGCTTGGATCGACAAGATCGTATATGACCTCTGCTGCGGCGTTTACCTATGGTCACAGATTGAAAAAACACAGTTTCTGAATAACATGAATAAGAGGGAAATCATGAAGAACAAAGTATACAGAAGATAGATACACGATATCACCAATAAATATCACACGTAGCAGGGTTTATTGCAAAAGAAAATCTCTCTTCCTTCTCCCTCCCTCCCTCTCACAAATAAAATGCTTATTTTTTATTGACCTAGCTACAATGCAAAAATCATCGCAGGAGGATTCCTTAAAATTCATTAAACCCTGTAGCTGGGAGCTGAAAGAAGAAATGGTTCAATCAACATCTAAgttgaaaataaattatgggAGGACAAGAAGAGTGGATTGAAAGCAAGgcaacacaatcaatatcaCAGAGAGGAAACCGTAGTGAAGTAAATACAGAAAGTTTCACTCGATCCTTTTTTCCCCATAATAGACGTGAACGTCacatcaaaattaataattcaCACTTCTAGATGTTAAAAGATGTAAATAGAAACAAATGTCACAAAAAATATACTAATATAAAAACTACACGTTTAAACCAAAAAAAGTGGGGAATAGCCCCTAGTTCACCTCAAACAATGTCAGATCACAGCCACCAGTTATATTCCACACAATTCCGGTGGCTCTCTCTATCCCGATATCCAGCAAAGGTGACTGAATTGCATTCAATGCAGCATCTCTGGCCCTGGTTTTCCCTGCACACGGCAATATTTAGACCAAACTATATGGTAGAACGTTTTTGTAAAAAGTTTTTTGATCAGAACAGtgcattttgtatttttgtccACACCCATTATAGTAAAAACTAAAATGatgtttaatataaataaaactaTAAAGATATTTAAGGAACATTCTGAAACTGATTCACACTGTGAGCAATTTGTTGGCTTCTTTTTCTTTATGCTCACTAGATATTTTCCATAAGATTTCTGATTTTTCATGTCACCTCTTATGTTTGGACCAAAAATAAAGGAGCACAGAAAATATTCATTCGTTACAGAACATTACATTTTTCTCCCAGGGTATAACCAATATAGCACTTTACTAGGGTGGAAAAAGCCCCGATATATGCAAAATGCATACATATCTAACCCCAAAGAAAGTATTAGTCCCTCATAATATATCCATAGCGATTgctcattttaattttatttcccAAAAACATATGTAGAGTCAGAAGCAACAAGTATCTATCTCCATgcttgaaattcttgaaaaatggGGCGAAAAGCTAAATATCTGGTATTATTGTGAAGAGTAAACACAAGAGATTGGTTCACAAATGACGAGAACGTAGGAAAAACGGAAATTGAAATTCATACAGGAAGCAACGCATGAAACCAAATGGTTTATTTGCAATACCTGTTGCAGTTCCTATTCCCATTAATGAAGAGCCTGCATTAGCCATAATAGCTCGCACATCAGCAAAATCTACATTGACTAGCCCGGGTATCTGCAAGTAATGACACTGACAATTAATTTCCTTCGAAAACAGGAGTGGTAAGCAACTGATTCTCCAAAACTAAACAAGCATGTTTATAACATGCACACACAACTGAACACAACACCATCTAGAACTTCAGATATGGATGATACTTAAGAAGATTGTGTCCATGATTCAAACAACATCAATCTCTGTAGTCTTTACTTACTAAGATCGACTCCAAAAACAGAAAAAAGTGTAACTTCGTAAAGCGAATCCAATCTCATCTTCACTTTGGTGTATAGTAATTTGAGTTAACCTAAATAATAGCCAGATTTCCTGACACTCAGTAATGAAGTTAAATATTAACAAACAAGAAAGCAAttcaaaacatatataaaaataaaaacaacacTAAAAGCTTTCCGCTGAAGAATAGTTGCATGAATAACAACATAAACCCATCAAgagaaattttaaatataatcaaCCATAATTATTAGAACAATAGCATTTGACTTATACAGGTACATACCGTAATTATATCAGAGATACCACGAACTCCTTGCCGAAGAATATCATCAGCGAGATTAAATGCTTCTGTTACTGGGGTAGATGCAGAAACAGCAGTCAGCAGTTTATCATTTGGAATCACTATTAACGTGTCAACATTTTCTCTCAAAGCCGCAATTCCTTCTTGGGCTTGGACAGCTCTTCTTCGTCCCTCAAAAGCAAATGGAGTCGTAACAATACCAACAGTCAAAATACCCATTGATTTTGCAATTCCAGCAATCACAGGAGCTCCACCAGTGCCTGTTCCTCCACCCATTCCAGCCTGCACATAACACAAGATGAGAGAATGAAGAAAACAGAAGCAACAATTTATGTCCGCAGAAGATGAGAGAATGAAGAAAGCAGAAGCAACAATTTATGTCCGCGACAACACTAGTTTCTTGCCAGTTAAATGCTGACCCAGACAAAAACATCGTTATTTCATTAAATGTAGATTTTACACTACAATAATTGGAAATGAACCCACTATAATGCTTATTGCTTGGTTTCACTTTCAAATCATTCAAAGGCATTCCATTTGCTCATCATATGTATGAGTGGACTGGCAAGAAAAGCATTTATCTAAGTAACGGTATATAGAAACAACATGATGGCATTAGACAGCACCCCAGTTGGTTACATTTCAACTAAAATAAGACTTTTCACAAGTGACTAGGATATGAAATTAAGATTTCTATAAGCAAAAAAagttacaaaaataaaatcacaaGTATTTCTAGAGAGTAGTAATCTCTATGGATCCAATCAAATCATGATTGAGACAGAGAAAAAAATCAGAATAAGGCTCTGGCTTATTATAGCCTAAATTATTGCTGCTAAAAATAGCTGCACTCCGAggttttattaatttaaacaTAATTGAATTTATGAGTGACAAATATTAAAGACGACATGGCTTAATATTTTATCGACGACAAGCTAAACTTACCGTAACAAAGACCATGTCTGATCCATACACTGCATCCTCTATAGATTCTTTGCTCTCGGTAGCAGCATTCATCCCAATATCAGGGTTTCCACCAGCCCCAAGTCCTCTAGTCAGCTCCTGACCAATCTGCAGCCGATTCTCTGGAAAGACGGGAGACATCCTCATCGCTTGGACATCAGTGTTAACGATCCAGAACTCAACACCTTTCATTGAGCTCTCTATCATCCGATTAACGGCATTTGAGCCACCACCTCCAACGCCGATGACCTTTATCTTGGCCTCGTTATAACTGTTCAAACTTGACGAATCTTTCAAGCTCTCGGAGACACTTCCGCTCAAACTATCCTGCCTAGGATCTGTAATTGTAGGGTTTGTGTCACCCCTAAGCATCGAGATCTCCGGATGTAGATTCAGAAACGAGTCCTTGCTCTGAAACTGATTGACACTATGAGAGTTTGCGGTGCATTTTAGCTGGAGGAAACTCAAGCCACCTTTATTACTAATGCTTGGATATAAATTCTTTTCTTCGAACACTTTGAAGGGGGAAATTCTTGGACCAGGAAAATTCCTCGACCTTACCGACCTTTGAGTATTCGGAGGAGTGAAGTAAGGGGATGTGCACGTGACCATTGCGGAAAAAATATGAACCAAGAAGAATTGCGTTTCAGCCCAAAATATGCAGACACAATCAACTAAATCCCGATTTTTTGCCTACTTTTCTTCTCACAATCTGTCATTAATTAAATCTCCAAATAATGAGACTGCCAATTTAAAGTAACGCCAATGTGCAAAAGAGGAAACACATTACAGGCT
This Primulina eburnea isolate SZY01 chromosome 2, ASM2296580v1, whole genome shotgun sequence DNA region includes the following protein-coding sequences:
- the LOC140824448 gene encoding uncharacterized protein; amino-acid sequence: MPQVDLVSACAGGGNDRKIVCETLADDNSPENEFIPDEEDTDFPPESFWLSKDAEYDWFDRNAFFERRDSTKGNANSASLNHNSNHSSQRFSFTLKSKASIIGLPKTQKNSFVDSSRRTCRSVNVRLFPKRSTSVRKSTIAIIDPGSPKVSCIGRVRSKRGRRNSNSSKRTEKPPETSREKLVQKPKTGAEKKEEEEEEEKRRVLFQVNKRIPVQEG
- the LOC140817266 gene encoding cell division protein FtsZ homolog 2-2, chloroplastic-like, with the protein product MVTCTSPYFTPPNTQRSVRSRNFPGPRISPFKVFEEKNLYPSISNKGGLSFLQLKCTANSHSVNQFQSKDSFLNLHPEISMLRGDTNPTITDPRQDSLSGSVSESLKDSSSLNSYNEAKIKVIGVGGGGSNAVNRMIESSMKGVEFWIVNTDVQAMRMSPVFPENRLQIGQELTRGLGAGGNPDIGMNAATESKESIEDAVYGSDMVFVTAGMGGGTGTGGAPVIAGIAKSMGILTVGIVTTPFAFEGRRRAVQAQEGIAALRENVDTLIVIPNDKLLTAVSASTPVTEAFNLADDILRQGVRGISDIITIPGLVNVDFADVRAIMANAGSSLMGIGTATGKTRARDAALNAIQSPLLDIGIERATGIVWNITGGCDLTLFEVNAAAEVIYDLVDPSANLIFGAVIDPSLSGQVSITLIATGFKRQEESDGRNLQANQLSQAENRQPSSFLDGRVEIPEFLRKKGRSRYPRA